From the genome of Gemmatimonadota bacterium, one region includes:
- a CDS encoding rod shape-determining protein, with protein sequence MRFTLPDFFSNDIGIDLGTANTLVYVRGRGIVINEPSVVAVNTKTGKVVAVGAEAKVMLGREPPDLKAHRPLRDGVIADFEYTEAMIRYFIRKVLKNSFFIRPRVVACIPSGVTDVEMRAVRDSAERAGAKEVMLISEPMAAAIGCSLPVEEPVGSMIIDIGGGTSEIAVISLGGIVTAKSVRIGGDEMDEAIINHMKNDCNLQIGFNMAEQIKWKLGSAYPVFDRELEMTVKGLDLIDRIPRSVVVDSLAIRRVLSQPLDGVIMAVRQTLELTPAELAADIIDRGIIISGGGSRLPGLDRQITKETKLPVRLDDEPMTSVVRGAGKIIENFAAFETMLSVLKD encoded by the coding sequence ATGCGTTTTACCCTGCCGGACTTCTTTTCCAATGATATCGGCATCGATCTCGGTACGGCAAACACGCTCGTTTACGTGCGCGGCAGAGGCATCGTCATCAACGAACCTTCCGTCGTGGCGGTCAATACCAAGACCGGTAAAGTTGTTGCCGTCGGCGCCGAGGCCAAGGTCATGCTCGGCAGGGAACCACCCGACCTCAAGGCGCACCGGCCGTTGCGCGACGGCGTGATCGCCGACTTTGAATACACCGAAGCCATGATACGGTACTTCATCCGCAAGGTGCTCAAGAATTCGTTCTTCATTCGGCCGCGCGTCGTGGCTTGTATCCCCTCGGGGGTGACCGACGTCGAGATGAGGGCGGTCCGGGATTCGGCGGAGCGGGCCGGCGCCAAGGAAGTGATGCTGATCTCCGAACCCATGGCGGCCGCCATCGGCTGTTCCCTGCCCGTGGAAGAGCCGGTGGGGAGCATGATCATCGACATCGGCGGCGGGACCTCGGAGATCGCCGTGATTTCCCTGGGCGGCATCGTGACGGCGAAGTCGGTACGCATCGGCGGCGATGAAATGGACGAGGCCATCATCAACCACATGAAGAACGACTGCAACCTTCAAATCGGTTTCAACATGGCCGAACAGATCAAGTGGAAACTCGGCTCGGCTTATCCCGTGTTCGACCGGGAACTGGAAATGACGGTAAAGGGGCTCGACCTGATCGACCGGATTCCACGTTCGGTCGTGGTCGATTCCCTGGCGATCCGCAGGGTACTTTCTCAACCGCTCGACGGCGTGATCATGGCGGTGAGGCAAACCCTGGAATTGACGCCGGCGGAACTCGCGGCCGATATCATCGATCGCGGGATCATCATCAGCGGCGGCGGGTCCCGGCTGCCTGGCCTGGACAGGCAAATCACGAAGGAGACGAAGCTGCCGGTAAGGCTCGACGACGAGCCCATGACCTCGGTAGTCCGGGGAGCGGGAAAGATCATCGAGAATTTCGCCGCTTTCGAGACGATGCTGAGCGTCCTGAAAGATTAG
- the mreC gene encoding rod shape-determining protein MreC — protein sequence MFRFFYILYHHRQYTAFVLAMIISILLLTAAPQRQVGITRIVWLTVLTPFQEAFAFIPAYFNLKSENQLLRQKLVQMQLQAADFEERRYENQRLRGLLSLKEKNRFTYVPAEVIGWNTDQRLNTIVIDVGRSEQIRKYMAVVMEDGVLGRIIEVGLTSSYVQLLTNRNSRISGLVQRSREQGIIRYVNDALYMQLPLRADVRIGDRVVTSGLGETFPSGLPVGSIGQIALDSRNLFKQVSITPAVELNRLEEVFVIAGEETPAAEDSLLAQ from the coding sequence ATGTTCCGGTTCTTTTACATTCTCTACCACCATCGCCAGTACACCGCTTTCGTCCTTGCCATGATCATCTCGATCCTGCTGCTGACGGCGGCCCCGCAGCGACAGGTCGGTATCACGCGTATTGTCTGGCTGACGGTACTGACGCCGTTCCAGGAAGCGTTCGCCTTCATCCCTGCCTATTTCAATCTCAAATCCGAGAACCAGCTTCTGCGTCAGAAACTCGTCCAGATGCAGTTGCAGGCGGCCGACTTCGAGGAACGCAGATACGAGAACCAGCGGTTGCGCGGGTTGCTCAGCCTGAAGGAGAAAAACAGGTTCACCTACGTTCCCGCCGAAGTTATTGGCTGGAACACGGACCAGCGACTGAACACCATCGTCATCGACGTCGGCCGTTCCGAGCAGATCCGGAAGTACATGGCCGTAGTCATGGAAGACGGCGTCCTCGGTCGAATTATCGAAGTCGGCCTGACTTCGTCCTACGTCCAGCTGCTGACCAACAGGAACTCTCGGATCAGCGGTCTGGTCCAGCGAAGCAGGGAACAGGGGATCATCCGGTATGTAAATGATGCGTTGTACATGCAGTTGCCCCTCAGGGCCGATGTCCGCATAGGCGACCGCGTGGTGACGTCGGGCCTGGGGGAGACCTTCCCGTCCGGATTGCCTGTGGGCAGCATCGGCCAGATCGCGCTGGATAGCCGGAACCTGTTCAAGCAGGTTTCGATTACGCCCGCGGTGGAACTTAACCGCCTGGAGGAGGTGTTCGTAATCGCGGGTGAGGAAACGCCTGCCGCGGAAGATTCGCTCCTGGCCCAGTGA
- the mreD gene encoding rod shape-determining protein MreD produces MRLKHVILLFLAFVVDSTWGHEIAIRGIRPDFVLMMLIYGAMGSGAFAGTILGFSVGLLEDFNGSPEQLGLNALCNTLVAYGVGIAGNTLYRDSLSTLLLTLLAASFVHSAIYWLVFTRFQLVESVYMLGTVSLLTMLYTISVALLLIIGLTYRQGQFNVRWLFPE; encoded by the coding sequence ATGCGTCTAAAACACGTTATCCTGCTGTTCCTGGCGTTTGTGGTCGACAGCACCTGGGGACACGAGATCGCCATTCGGGGAATCCGGCCCGATTTCGTTCTGATGATGCTGATCTACGGCGCGATGGGATCGGGGGCCTTCGCGGGGACCATCCTGGGCTTCAGCGTCGGGCTGCTGGAGGATTTCAACGGCTCGCCTGAGCAACTGGGACTCAACGCCTTGTGCAATACGCTGGTCGCGTACGGTGTGGGCATTGCCGGAAACACGCTTTACCGGGACAGCCTCTCCACCCTGCTGCTCACGCTGCTGGCCGCCAGCTTCGTCCATTCCGCCATATACTGGCTGGTGTTTACCCGTTTCCAACTGGTCGAATCGGTTTACATGCTGGGAACGGTTTCGCTGCTCACGATGCTCTACACGATCTCCGTTGCGCTCCTGCTGATCATCGGATTGACCTATCGACAGGGACAGTTCAATGTCCGTTGGCTTTTCCCAGAATGA
- the mrdA gene encoding penicillin-binding protein 2: MSVGFSQNDSPTHRGQLYLFIGIVTALFLLLAVRLFYFQVISGEEYRAHSERNRIRPVVIEALRGLIMDRNGVVLAENRPSYTIAAAPFETSDETVDYLGELTGREARAIRMRLRDPAVNQFNPIPVQRNVSYEIACRVEEHLPDLPGVLVQITHGRMYGTGTLASHVLGYVSEISQQELEGRSEEGYRSGDIIGKMGVEKAFEHHLRGQNGLEFMEVNARGQELGPLPGMPALLPESGNNIYLTLDTRVQAVAEEAIPDSLAGALVAVDPMTGAVIAIVSRPGFDPNLFTERIPQETWDSLANHPMKPLLDRTLDGQYPPASTMKIVTASAALDEHVVTPSTLLRPCNHGYQFGNRWAGCWTAGHGSLPFRDAMARSCDVYFYQVGHQLGLERWSRYARGFGLGTPTGFDVGDEQGGLVPDTDYYDPAENRVWTPGKILNLAIGQGELLVTPLQMAMLTAAVANGGTLYRPYILDRVESAGGETVESGESSIRDTLSVSPETLHLIRESLISVVNEGTARSARLPYAQLAGKTGTAENPHGDSHSWFVAYAPAESPRIAVAAIMENAPSGAAVPVVRQVVDTWLSLEPVPVAGVIDAGYTEEASH; encoded by the coding sequence ATGTCCGTTGGCTTTTCCCAGAATGACAGCCCCACCCACAGGGGCCAGTTATACCTGTTCATCGGCATCGTGACCGCGCTCTTTCTGCTGCTGGCCGTTCGCCTGTTTTATTTCCAGGTCATTTCCGGCGAGGAGTACCGGGCGCATTCGGAACGGAACCGTATCCGTCCCGTCGTGATCGAGGCGTTGCGTGGACTGATCATGGACCGCAACGGGGTCGTCCTGGCGGAGAACAGGCCATCCTATACCATCGCCGCCGCCCCTTTCGAGACCTCCGACGAGACCGTGGACTACCTGGGGGAACTCACCGGGCGGGAAGCCCGGGCCATCCGAATGCGTCTCCGCGATCCGGCGGTGAATCAGTTTAATCCCATACCGGTCCAGCGAAACGTTTCCTATGAAATCGCGTGCCGGGTCGAAGAACATCTTCCGGACCTGCCCGGCGTACTCGTTCAGATCACTCATGGCCGGATGTACGGCACGGGCACGCTGGCGAGCCACGTGCTCGGTTACGTTTCCGAGATCAGCCAACAGGAACTCGAGGGACGGAGCGAAGAAGGCTATCGTTCCGGGGATATCATCGGCAAAATGGGGGTGGAAAAGGCCTTCGAGCATCACCTTCGCGGACAGAACGGCCTGGAATTCATGGAAGTGAACGCGCGCGGGCAGGAACTCGGTCCGTTGCCCGGCATGCCGGCCCTGCTGCCGGAATCGGGAAACAACATCTATCTGACGCTGGACACCCGGGTTCAGGCTGTCGCCGAAGAGGCGATTCCCGATAGCCTGGCCGGTGCGCTGGTGGCGGTGGATCCCATGACCGGCGCGGTCATCGCAATCGTCAGCAGGCCCGGATTCGACCCTAACCTGTTTACGGAGCGGATTCCCCAGGAGACGTGGGATTCGCTTGCCAACCATCCCATGAAGCCCCTGTTGGACCGGACCCTGGACGGGCAGTATCCGCCGGCTTCCACGATGAAGATCGTAACGGCCTCCGCAGCGCTGGACGAGCACGTGGTCACGCCGTCAACGCTTCTCCGCCCCTGCAATCACGGCTACCAGTTCGGAAACCGCTGGGCGGGGTGCTGGACCGCCGGTCACGGTTCCTTGCCGTTCAGGGACGCCATGGCCCGGTCCTGCGACGTCTATTTCTACCAGGTGGGACACCAGCTGGGACTGGAACGCTGGAGCCGGTACGCCCGGGGCTTTGGCCTGGGAACGCCTACCGGTTTCGACGTGGGCGACGAACAGGGCGGCCTGGTTCCGGACACAGACTACTACGATCCTGCGGAAAACCGCGTATGGACGCCCGGAAAGATTCTGAACCTGGCGATCGGTCAGGGCGAACTGCTCGTCACGCCGCTGCAGATGGCGATGTTGACCGCCGCGGTGGCAAACGGAGGCACGCTTTACCGGCCCTACATACTCGACCGGGTGGAGTCCGCCGGCGGAGAAACTGTGGAATCCGGCGAATCGAGCATCAGGGACACGCTGTCCGTTTCCCCGGAGACGCTGCACCTGATCCGGGAATCCCTGATAAGCGTGGTCAATGAGGGGACCGCGCGGTCGGCGCGACTGCCCTACGCGCAACTGGCGGGCAAGACGGGCACGGCCGAAAACCCGCACGGCGACAGTCATTCCTGGTTTGTCGCGTATGCTCCGGCTGAATCACCGCGTATCGCCGTCGCGGCGATCATGGAGAATGCGCCGTCGGGTGCTGCCGTGCCGGTCGTACGCCAGGTTGTCGACACCTGGCTTTCGCTCGAACCGGTACCTGTCGCCGGTGTGATCGACGCCGGATACACGGAAGAAGCCTCGCATTAG
- the rodA gene encoding rod shape-determining protein RodA, whose protein sequence is METHLSRTLVIISILLSVIGIIVIYSATRDETGLGTSRYMLQSMWFVAGIGVMYITSVLPIRFLQAMTIPVFVVVMILLVAVLASETVKGSSRWIRLGFIGIQPSELAKIAVIMALAQYLSQLRTNIHRPSVMATCGVIVALPVFLILSQPDLGTSIVFGAIFCGVLLWAGLSVLQLLLMVSPLIGVVIGVVSGFDWVIWSVFILIVAGIMYLKWPPRFVIIFLTVTHLAVGLGAEPLWDSLHDYQQQRVETFLNPQVDPKGAGYQIIQSKIAIGSGGLLGRGFLQGSQTSLAFLPEQHTDFIFSVIAEEFGFAGSMAVLVLYYVFILIGIYIAMNVKSRYQSLLAAGCVSVFVFHVIMNVGMAVGVLPIAGVPLPFLSYGGSFLMTSLILCGLLLNVWRHRFDY, encoded by the coding sequence ATGGAAACCCATTTAAGCCGCACGCTTGTCATCATCTCCATACTGTTGTCCGTGATCGGCATCATCGTGATCTACAGCGCCACGCGGGACGAGACCGGCCTGGGTACGTCCCGTTACATGCTGCAGTCCATGTGGTTCGTGGCCGGCATCGGGGTGATGTACATCACGTCGGTGCTGCCCATTCGTTTCCTCCAGGCCATGACTATTCCCGTTTTCGTCGTGGTGATGATCCTGCTGGTCGCCGTACTGGCCTCCGAAACCGTCAAGGGGTCCAGCCGTTGGATCAGACTCGGCTTCATCGGCATTCAACCTTCCGAACTGGCGAAGATCGCCGTTATCATGGCGCTCGCGCAGTATCTTTCCCAGTTGCGGACCAACATACACCGGCCCTCGGTCATGGCTACCTGCGGCGTGATCGTGGCGTTGCCCGTTTTTCTCATCCTGTCCCAGCCCGACCTGGGCACCTCCATCGTCTTCGGGGCGATCTTCTGCGGCGTGCTGCTCTGGGCGGGATTGAGCGTCCTCCAGCTGCTGCTCATGGTATCCCCCCTGATCGGCGTCGTGATCGGCGTCGTGAGCGGGTTCGACTGGGTCATCTGGTCCGTATTCATACTGATCGTGGCGGGCATCATGTACCTGAAGTGGCCGCCTCGGTTCGTCATCATATTCCTCACCGTCACGCATCTGGCCGTGGGCCTGGGTGCGGAGCCCCTGTGGGATTCGCTGCACGACTATCAGCAACAACGCGTCGAGACCTTTCTGAATCCCCAGGTAGATCCGAAGGGCGCGGGGTACCAGATCATCCAGTCCAAGATCGCCATCGGATCGGGCGGACTGCTCGGGCGCGGGTTTCTGCAGGGGTCCCAGACCAGCCTTGCGTTCCTGCCCGAACAGCACACGGACTTCATCTTCTCGGTCATCGCCGAGGAATTCGGGTTCGCCGGCTCTATGGCCGTCCTCGTCCTGTACTACGTCTTCATACTCATCGGGATCTACATCGCGATGAACGTTAAAAGCCGGTACCAGAGCCTGCTCGCGGCCGGCTGCGTATCCGTCTTCGTTTTTCACGTGATCATGAACGTGGGGATGGCCGTCGGTGTGCTGCCGATCGCCGGCGTACCCCTGCCCTTTCTCAGCTACGGCGGCTCCTTTCTGATGACCAGCCTGATCCTGTGCGGCCTGCTGCTGAACGTATGGCGCCATCGATTTGACTACTGA
- the lgt gene encoding prolipoprotein diacylglyceryl transferase → MHPILFEIGPFTVRTYGLLLAVSFIAGILLALRRSRARGLNQNQMINMSLLIMLAGIVGARIMYVIPHWNEFSANPLDIISPFQSSGSIGLTGLTMYGGFIAAVLVSILYLRVNRLSIWKACDAFAPSIALGIGVSRVGCYMNGCCFGLPTESALGVVFPAFSAAGSFYPDVPLHPAQLYNAALGFGLFGLLMWLDRRPRYDGFLFAVLLIAEPITRFFVDLFRYYESSMTLGSLGGVALSVNQGISLVLIGLGLLLLGWTRTRARQRSPRNRSRRG, encoded by the coding sequence ATGCATCCCATCCTTTTTGAGATCGGTCCGTTCACCGTACGCACCTATGGCCTGTTGCTGGCCGTTTCATTCATCGCGGGGATTCTTCTGGCGCTGAGGCGGTCCAGGGCGCGCGGCCTGAACCAGAACCAGATGATCAACATGAGCCTGCTCATCATGCTCGCGGGCATCGTCGGCGCCAGGATCATGTACGTCATACCCCACTGGAACGAGTTCAGCGCGAACCCCCTCGACATCATCAGTCCCTTTCAAAGCTCCGGTTCGATCGGCCTGACCGGCCTGACCATGTACGGCGGGTTCATCGCGGCAGTCCTGGTATCCATCCTCTACCTTCGCGTGAACCGGCTGTCCATATGGAAGGCCTGCGACGCCTTCGCGCCGAGTATCGCGCTCGGCATCGGCGTGAGCCGCGTCGGCTGTTACATGAACGGCTGCTGCTTCGGACTGCCCACCGAGTCCGCCCTGGGGGTGGTCTTCCCGGCGTTCAGCGCGGCAGGCTCGTTCTACCCGGACGTACCCCTGCATCCGGCCCAGCTTTACAACGCGGCGCTGGGCTTCGGTCTTTTCGGCCTGTTGATGTGGCTGGACCGCAGGCCGAGATACGACGGATTCCTCTTCGCCGTGCTGCTGATCGCCGAACCCATCACCCGGTTCTTCGTCGATCTCTTCAGATACTATGAATCGAGCATGACCCTGGGCAGCCTGGGCGGGGTGGCCCTGTCCGTAAACCAGGGGATCAGCCTCGTACTGATCGGCCTGGGACTCCTCCTACTTGGATGGACCAGGACCCGTGCGCGGCAACGCTCGCCGCGAAACCGGTCCCGTCGCGGGTAA
- a CDS encoding ComF family protein — translation MVYPPCCVLCKARIFDERSALCVDCGLGLLSIDAPYCERCGHPLATPVASCPACTGRTFYFDGAFSAFLFNRPLQDLIHLLKYRNRPGIGRFLGSLLAKRVEQAPGIPHITGVLPVPLHPLRRRERGYNQSTCIARGLSDVTGIPVLENVLGRNRNTPTQTSLSPEARMANVEGVFEVVRPDAVRGATVSLLDDIFTTGATINSCARALLQAGAGRVFALTVART, via the coding sequence ATGGTATATCCCCCGTGCTGCGTCCTCTGCAAGGCCCGGATCTTCGACGAACGCAGCGCCCTCTGTGTCGATTGTGGATTGGGCCTGCTTTCGATCGATGCGCCGTACTGCGAACGATGCGGCCATCCGCTGGCCACCCCGGTAGCCTCGTGTCCGGCCTGCACGGGCCGCACATTCTATTTCGACGGCGCGTTTTCCGCGTTCCTGTTCAACCGGCCGCTTCAGGATCTCATCCACCTGCTCAAGTACCGGAACCGACCCGGGATCGGCCGGTTCCTGGGGTCCCTGCTGGCAAAAAGGGTTGAACAGGCCCCCGGGATACCGCATATTACGGGCGTTTTGCCCGTCCCCCTGCATCCGCTCAGAAGGCGGGAAAGGGGCTACAACCAGAGTACGTGCATCGCCCGGGGCCTATCCGACGTAACGGGCATTCCGGTGCTGGAAAACGTGCTTGGGCGAAACCGGAACACACCGACGCAGACTTCGCTGAGTCCCGAAGCGCGGATGGCAAATGTCGAGGGGGTGTTCGAAGTGGTCCGGCCCGATGCGGTGCGCGGCGCCACGGTATCGCTGCTCGACGACATATTCACAACGGGGGCAACGATTAACAGCTGTGCCCGGGCCCTGCTCCAGGCGGGCGCCGGCAGGGTGTTTGCCCTGACCGTCGCGCGCACCTGA
- a CDS encoding 6-phosphofructokinase, whose product MHIGILTGGGDCPGLNAAIRAVTRRSIKSYGSTVLGIRNGWAGLINNDTSPLSLVSVSGILHRGGTILGTSRTNPMKDEGNIERIKDNVRDLNLDAVVAIGGEDTLGAAAALNEAGIPMVGLPKTIDNDIVGTDMTFGFDTAVTIATDAIDRLHTTAESHHRVMVIEVMGRHTGWIAIKSGIAGGADCILIPEVPMDLDVVCALVKQRIDRGKTFSLVVVAEGFTMKDTPGQVTQDDQVDEFGHVRLGGIGEIVGAEIERRAGIETRVTILGYIQRGGSPTPYDRVLATRYGVTAADLVHDGDFGKMVALKGSRIESVPLSEVTGRIRTVDMELYDIAQVFFG is encoded by the coding sequence ATGCATATCGGTATCCTGACGGGCGGCGGTGATTGCCCGGGTTTGAACGCCGCGATCCGGGCGGTAACCAGGCGCTCGATCAAGTCTTATGGCTCGACGGTTCTCGGAATACGCAATGGATGGGCCGGATTGATCAACAACGATACCAGTCCACTCAGCCTGGTCTCCGTATCCGGCATACTGCACCGGGGCGGAACCATCCTGGGCACTTCCAGGACCAACCCGATGAAGGACGAAGGCAACATTGAACGGATCAAGGACAACGTACGGGATCTAAACCTGGATGCGGTCGTCGCCATCGGCGGCGAGGACACCCTGGGCGCCGCGGCCGCGTTGAACGAAGCCGGCATTCCAATGGTGGGCCTGCCAAAGACGATCGACAATGATATCGTCGGGACGGACATGACTTTCGGCTTCGATACGGCGGTCACAATCGCCACCGACGCCATCGACCGCCTGCACACCACCGCGGAGTCCCATCACCGGGTGATGGTCATCGAGGTGATGGGCCGGCATACGGGGTGGATCGCCATCAAGTCGGGGATCGCCGGCGGGGCGGACTGCATCCTGATCCCGGAGGTGCCCATGGACCTGGACGTGGTTTGCGCGCTCGTCAAACAGCGCATCGACCGGGGCAAGACGTTCAGCCTCGTCGTGGTCGCCGAAGGATTCACCATGAAGGACACCCCGGGCCAGGTGACCCAGGATGACCAGGTCGATGAATTCGGTCACGTTCGATTGGGCGGCATCGGTGAAATAGTCGGCGCCGAGATCGAACGACGGGCGGGCATAGAAACCAGGGTGACCATCCTGGGGTACATTCAGCGTGGAGGATCGCCTACGCCCTACGACCGCGTCCTGGCGACGAGGTACGGCGTGACCGCGGCGGACCTGGTGCACGACGGGGATTTCGGCAAGATGGTGGCGTTGAAGGGCTCGAGGATCGAGAGCGTGCCGTTGTCCGAAGTGACCGGCCGGATCCGCACGGTCGACATGGAGTTGTATGACATTGCCCAGGTATTCTTCGGTTAG
- the tpiA gene encoding triose-phosphate isomerase, protein MKTTARRLIIAGNWKMHTDLVEGASLVAEVIERTESLALDADLVLCPPFTHLTVAATQLSGSSISLGAQHMHDAPEGAYTGEVSARMVLTSGCRYVILGHSERRTYFGETNASVNGKVRSAISAGLTPIVCVGETLEDREAGRTEEVVSEQVRAGLSGTDPGSADGLVLAYEPVWAIGTGRVATPEQADHVHGHLRKEIADLFDDDFADRIRIQYGGSVKPENAGELMNRPNIDGALVGGASLDAASFEAIVRAGLEINGG, encoded by the coding sequence GTGAAAACGACGGCGCGCCGGTTGATCATCGCCGGCAATTGGAAAATGCATACCGACCTGGTCGAAGGCGCTTCGCTCGTCGCCGAGGTGATCGAACGCACGGAATCGCTCGCCCTGGACGCGGACCTGGTATTGTGCCCGCCTTTCACCCATCTGACCGTGGCGGCCACGCAGCTGTCCGGCAGTTCCATCTCGCTGGGCGCCCAGCACATGCACGATGCCCCTGAAGGCGCGTACACGGGGGAAGTGTCGGCCAGAATGGTGTTGACTTCGGGGTGCAGGTACGTTATATTGGGGCACTCCGAAAGACGGACGTATTTTGGTGAAACGAACGCGTCTGTCAACGGCAAAGTGAGATCTGCGATTTCAGCGGGTCTCACCCCGATCGTCTGCGTCGGCGAGACGCTTGAGGACCGGGAAGCCGGCCGTACCGAGGAGGTTGTCTCCGAACAGGTTCGAGCGGGTCTGTCAGGAACGGATCCCGGGTCGGCCGATGGTCTTGTCCTGGCTTACGAACCGGTCTGGGCGATCGGGACCGGCAGGGTAGCTACTCCCGAGCAGGCGGACCACGTGCACGGTCACCTGAGGAAGGAGATCGCGGATCTGTTTGACGACGACTTCGCCGACCGGATCCGAATCCAGTACGGGGGCAGCGTCAAACCTGAAAACGCGGGCGAGTTGATGAACCGGCCGAACATCGACGGAGCGCTCGTGGGTGGTGCCAGCCTGGACGCCGCCTCGTTCGAGGCCATTGTCCGGGCCGGACTGGAAATCAATGGCGGCTAG
- the secG gene encoding preprotein translocase subunit SecG encodes MFTTVVAVHVLVCLVLILSVLLQSGKGGGLSSAFGAGGPSGGGMAGQMFGGRGAATFLGKVTTVLATLYMLIVIGLNLIPDDVQGTRSIIQEEALRNQQTSPAQGLPDAGSGLPPAPGDPGSTP; translated from the coding sequence GTGTTTACCACCGTGGTTGCAGTACATGTGCTGGTCTGTCTCGTTCTGATCCTGTCCGTCCTGTTGCAGTCGGGAAAGGGCGGCGGCCTGTCCAGCGCTTTCGGCGCGGGCGGACCTTCCGGTGGCGGCATGGCCGGCCAGATGTTCGGCGGCCGGGGCGCCGCGACTTTCCTGGGCAAGGTGACCACCGTGCTGGCGACGCTTTACATGCTGATCGTCATCGGTCTGAACCTGATCCCCGACGACGTGCAGGGCACGCGAAGCATCATCCAGGAAGAAGCCCTGAGAAACCAGCAGACGTCCCCCGCCCAGGGATTGCCCGACGCTGGATCGGGCCTGCCCCCCGCGCCCGGGGATCCAGGGTCCACGCCTTAG